A genomic window from Variovorax paradoxus includes:
- a CDS encoding GNAT family N-acetyltransferase: MKELPNPTFPLSQIGLRAALWPAPATGVSTVVAAARTSVPQAPAVILPPAVESKQGITVGWARHLDDVRAAQRLRYDVFVGEMGARVSSPLAGHDIDLFDDFCEHLLVRDELTQQVIGTYRVLTPAQARRVGSTYSDTEFDLTRLRDLRERMVELGRSCVHPDHRQGGVILALWGALAGFMHRNKLDTMIGCASIPMSHNGVTNGDAAASIWRQVSAKHMAPIQYQVQPRLPLPVERLDSTLDVEPPALIKGYLRLGAKVLGAPAWDPDFNAADLPMLMRIDDLPARYRKHFLGA; this comes from the coding sequence ATGAAAGAACTGCCCAACCCGACGTTTCCGCTTTCGCAGATCGGGCTGCGCGCGGCCTTGTGGCCCGCTCCTGCAACCGGTGTGTCTACCGTTGTTGCTGCTGCCCGTACATCGGTGCCCCAGGCGCCCGCTGTCATCCTGCCGCCGGCCGTCGAGTCCAAGCAAGGCATCACCGTGGGCTGGGCCCGCCACCTTGACGATGTGCGTGCCGCCCAACGCCTTCGCTACGACGTGTTCGTCGGCGAAATGGGCGCCCGGGTTTCGTCACCGCTGGCCGGCCACGACATCGACCTGTTCGACGACTTCTGCGAGCACCTGCTCGTGCGCGACGAACTGACCCAGCAGGTCATCGGCACCTATCGCGTACTCACGCCTGCCCAGGCCCGCCGCGTCGGCAGCACCTACAGCGATACTGAATTCGACCTCACCCGCCTGCGCGACCTGCGCGAGCGCATGGTCGAGCTGGGCCGCAGCTGCGTGCATCCCGACCACCGCCAGGGCGGCGTGATCCTCGCACTCTGGGGTGCGCTGGCTGGCTTCATGCACCGCAACAAGCTGGACACGATGATCGGTTGCGCAAGTATTCCGATGTCACACAACGGTGTCACGAACGGCGACGCCGCAGCCAGCATCTGGCGCCAGGTGTCGGCCAAGCACATGGCACCGATCCAGTATCAGGTGCAACCCCGCCTGCCCTTGCCAGTCGAGCGACTCGACAGCACGCTCGACGTGGAGCCGCCGGCGCTCATCAAGGGCTACCTGCGCCTGGGCGCAAAGGTGCTTGGGGCGCCCGCCTGGGATCCGGATTTCAACGCCGCCGACCTGCCGATGCTGATGCGCATCGACGATCTGCCGGCGCGCTACCGCAAGCACTTTCTGGGCGCATGA
- the ppk1 gene encoding polyphosphate kinase 1, with amino-acid sequence MKPAADRPEAGPPASTLGAASQHATGSEASRDSHGTVTRGADTVIFQPTCSPVPLAPESVPMSPASADPSLDVAAPTFTLLDRDHSILSFNERVLDWAHRKEVPLIERLRYLCIVSSNLDEFFEVRAAPHLIAGSAGDHKGTYTVESFERLAEAAHKLVARQYALYNDELMPTFATHGIRIISHGERNPAQRKWVSEYFEREVRPLLIPVGLDPAHPFPQVANKSLNFIVRLGGKDAFGRENPIQIVKLPRVLPRLIKMPAKVSDGKTLFVALSSVVRAHLASMFPGREVGDFSQFRVTRHSDLAVDEEDVKNLRTALRQGLQHRHYGQAVRLEVSASCAESLASFLLAQFNLPPEALYRVHGPVNLARLTQLADLLDEPQLRFPPYPASYPVALSPGQSFFEQLQRGDVLIHQPFESFEGVLAFLREAVLDPQVLAIKQTIYRTGADSEMMDLLREAVRRGKEVTVVVELKARFDEEANINWAEMLESIGAQVVYGVVGLKTHAKMLLVTRREGKQLRRYGHLSTGNYNPRTARLYTDISHLTADPMLTADMEAVFVHLASQSRLPKLNRMWLAPFDLHKNIVAQIDALGLAAAAGHSTRIVAKMNALTDDEIIASLVRAGQKGVKIDLIVRGACTLPAQVPGLTDNIRVRSVIGRFLEHSRVFYFRNGEDESLYLSSADWMNRNMMRRIELAWPVTDPGLRQRLIDECLVAYLHDGRDAWDLGADGIYTRVDHDTHSGEAGASPVVEAHGAQAALMNRYASRGHLRDASSN; translated from the coding sequence ATGAAGCCGGCGGCCGACCGGCCCGAAGCCGGGCCGCCCGCTTCTACGCTTGGCGCTGCCAGCCAGCATGCGACTGGCTCAGAGGCGTCACGAGATAGTCATGGAACTGTCACAAGAGGGGCTGACACTGTCATATTTCAGCCTACGTGTTCTCCTGTGCCGCTTGCTCCAGAATCAGTGCCCATGTCACCCGCCTCCGCAGATCCGTCGCTCGACGTTGCGGCACCAACGTTCACATTGCTGGACCGCGACCACAGCATTCTTTCGTTCAACGAGCGTGTGCTCGACTGGGCGCATCGCAAAGAGGTGCCGCTGATCGAGCGGTTGCGCTATCTGTGCATCGTTTCGTCGAACCTCGATGAATTCTTCGAGGTCCGCGCCGCGCCGCACCTGATCGCGGGCAGCGCTGGGGACCACAAGGGCACTTACACGGTCGAGTCGTTCGAACGGCTGGCCGAGGCGGCCCACAAGCTCGTGGCGCGCCAGTACGCGCTGTACAACGACGAGCTGATGCCGACTTTTGCGACGCACGGCATCCGCATCATTTCGCATGGCGAGCGCAATCCGGCGCAGCGCAAGTGGGTCAGCGAGTATTTCGAGCGCGAAGTGCGCCCGCTGCTGATTCCGGTCGGGCTCGACCCGGCGCATCCGTTCCCGCAGGTGGCCAACAAGTCGCTCAACTTCATCGTGAGGCTGGGGGGCAAGGACGCCTTCGGCCGCGAAAACCCGATCCAGATCGTCAAGCTGCCGCGCGTGCTGCCGCGCCTGATCAAGATGCCGGCCAAGGTGTCGGATGGCAAGACGCTGTTCGTGGCGCTGTCGAGCGTGGTGCGCGCGCATCTCGCGAGCATGTTCCCGGGGCGCGAGGTGGGCGATTTCTCGCAGTTCCGCGTCACCCGGCATTCCGACCTCGCGGTGGACGAGGAAGACGTCAAGAACCTGCGCACCGCGTTGCGCCAGGGGCTGCAGCACAGGCACTATGGCCAGGCCGTGCGGCTGGAAGTGTCCGCGAGCTGCGCCGAGTCTCTTGCGAGTTTCCTGCTGGCGCAGTTCAACCTGCCGCCCGAGGCGCTGTACCGCGTGCATGGCCCGGTCAACCTGGCCCGGCTCACGCAACTGGCCGACCTGCTCGACGAGCCGCAACTGCGCTTTCCGCCGTATCCGGCTTCCTACCCCGTCGCGCTGTCGCCCGGGCAGTCGTTCTTCGAGCAGCTGCAGCGCGGCGATGTGCTGATTCACCAGCCCTTCGAAAGCTTCGAGGGCGTGCTGGCCTTCCTGCGCGAAGCGGTGCTCGACCCGCAGGTGCTGGCGATCAAGCAGACCATCTACCGCACCGGTGCCGATTCGGAAATGATGGACCTGCTGCGCGAAGCCGTACGCCGTGGCAAGGAAGTCACAGTGGTGGTGGAGCTGAAGGCGCGCTTCGACGAAGAGGCCAACATCAACTGGGCCGAGATGCTTGAATCGATCGGCGCGCAGGTGGTGTACGGCGTGGTCGGCCTGAAGACCCACGCCAAGATGCTGCTGGTGACGCGGCGCGAGGGCAAGCAATTGCGCCGCTACGGCCATCTGTCCACGGGTAACTACAACCCGCGCACCGCCAGGCTCTACACCGACATCAGCCACCTCACGGCCGATCCGATGCTGACTGCCGATATGGAGGCCGTGTTCGTGCATCTGGCGAGCCAGAGCCGCTTGCCCAAGCTCAACCGCATGTGGCTGGCGCCGTTCGACCTGCACAAGAACATCGTGGCGCAGATCGATGCGCTGGGTTTGGCCGCGGCGGCCGGCCACTCGACGCGCATCGTCGCCAAGATGAATGCGCTGACCGACGACGAAATCATCGCCTCGCTGGTCCGCGCGGGACAGAAGGGCGTGAAGATCGATCTGATCGTGCGCGGCGCCTGCACGCTGCCCGCACAGGTGCCAGGTCTCACCGACAACATCCGCGTGCGCTCAGTGATCGGCCGCTTCCTCGAGCATTCGCGGGTCTTCTATTTCCGCAATGGCGAGGACGAATCGCTGTACCTGTCGAGCGCCGACTGGATGAACCGCAACATGATGCGGCGCATCGAGCTTGCGTGGCCCGTGACCGATCCAGGACTGCGCCAGCGGCTGATCGACGAGTGCCTGGTGGCCTACCTGCACGACGGACGCGACGCCTGGGATCTGGGCGCGGACGGCATCTACACGCGCGTCGATCACGATACGCATTCGGGCGAAGCGGGCGCATCGCCCGTCGTCGAGGCCCACGGTGCGCAAGCCGCGCTCATGAACCGCTACGCATCCAGAGGGCATCTCAGAGATGCATCCAGCAACTGA